A single region of the Schizosaccharomyces osmophilus chromosome 3, complete sequence genome encodes:
- the pex1 gene encoding AAA family ATPase Pex1, with amino-acid sequence MNCSISLKNTRSCFVNIPDSLLLRLNGPLQEYAACLKVSTTIDGEDSTNTYFFGISGLPSSSSTHEIVEIDSVYAHVLGLAESERVHLLLIKVDNIIQKLEIKPDTPDDWEIAEQNASWLEINFFNSYRIISRNKFLIFLPSGTSITFQVVNAEPNFHHCGRLSPSSEVLVSPIIREKVSENNSELTLRAVVENDLVPKNDTISPPELCIYMPRVLECTADSVFIEPLRSSLSSPLVVRVIQLPFQWPGQFFISISLASSYNFFTGQLFRIWPANIGTMPSKFSLRPLNQQSTEESVVTLVTSRIKQSYLMNGMDLHIPDLNALYSVEGRTGYVENEKNIAVESNALSFDANGGIAYSKTGRAPNPFQELMDSIRTSTNFGYNVLVNGIKGSGKTTLLRSLFQNCCSSTVFHTEYISCTDLSLTSFSKFAGFWDELIFKSVTYGPTVIFLDDFDIFWNSENESDELSFVSERQVQYFIERLSYLKSEKDVMIIATVQNFAKLPTDLKSRFFFQQRASIPAMAYKGREEMLNFFLKNLNQALPKNCLQTMSKKTDGFTLLDLSLVTKRVYSELALLDSLEDIGKVNESIESVLKGYVPLHTRKTQFVKYDIDWNSVTGMQDAKLVLQEIIESPVKYHAIYKQCSLRLPTGVLLYGYSGCGKTHLAFSISNAFPVQLISIKGPEILDKYIGSSEQAIRNLFERAQLAKPCVLFFDEFDSIAPRRGQDSTGVTDRVVNQLLTQLDGAEQYEGVYVVAATTRPDMIDPALLRPGRLDKLVFCDLPDEKERMEYFMNMLDKYQIADKSFVCDLVPQTDGYSYADLSAIFTEAHLIAVHQYLEKEKLFPLEEDGFKNPADLSRENVTDTTMLTSGNEETTRGLRNFEINKECIINAFKNTNSSISEEEYSKLASIYKQYAYTGLNIKKENVKNTGSKTRQA; translated from the exons ATGAATTGTTCAATTTccttaaaaaatacaaggTCATGTTTTGTTAATATACCGGATTCCTTGTTACTGCGGCTGAATGGGCCTTTACAAGAGTACGCAGCTTGCTTGAAGGTTTCAACAACTATAGATGGTGAAGACTCGACAAatacttacttttttggtatttcCGGCTTaccttcttcctcttcaacGCATGAAATTGTCGAAATTGATTCTGTTTACGCTCATGTTCTAGGATTAGCTGAGTCTGAAAGG GTTCATTTATTATTGATCAAAGTTGATAATATAATTCAAAAACTCGAGATAAAACCTGATACTCCTGACGATTGGGAAATTGCAGAACAAAATGCAAGTTGGCTAGaaataaatttctttaatagTTACCGCATTATAAGCAGGAACAAGTTTCTTATCTTTCTACCTTCAGGAACTTCGATTACGTTCCAGGTGGTGAATGCTGAACCCAACTTCCATCATTGTGGACGTTTGAGTCCCTCTTCAGAAGTGCTCGTTTCTCCAATCATTAGAGAAAAGGTAAGTGAAAATAACTCAGAACTTACTTTAAGGGCTGTGGTTGAAAACGATCTTGTACCAAAGAACGACACCATTAGTCCTCCCGAGCTCTGTATATATATGCCTCGAGTGCTTGAATGTACAGCAGATTCTGTCTTTATAGAACCTTTAAGATCTAGTTTATCCTCTCCTTTAGTTGTTCGCGTAATTCaacttccttttcaatGGCCTGGACAATTCTTCATATCGATAAGTTTAGCTTCGtcttataattttttcactGGGCAGCTTTTTAGGATTTGGCCTGCTAATATTGGGACGATGCCCTCAAAATTCAGTCTACGCCCGCTGAATCAACAGAGTACGGAGGAGTCTGTTGTTACTTTAGTTACTTCAAGGATCAAACAGTCATATCTAATGAATGGAATGGATTTGCATATTCCTGATTTGAATGCTCTGTACTCGGTAGAGGGTCGCACAGGTTACGTTGAAAATGAGAAGAACATTGCTGTAGAGTCCAATGCTTTGTCCTTCGATGCAAATGGAGGAATTGCCTATAGTAAAACAGGAAGAGCACCTAACCCTTTCCAAGAGTTAATGGATAGCATTCGAACATCGACAAATTTTGGATACAATGTTTTAGTCAATGGCATTAAGGGATCAGGTAAAACAACTTTATTGAGatctttatttcaaaacTGCTGCTCTTCTACTGTGTTTCACACTGAATATATTTCCTGTACTGACCTGAGCTTAACTTCATTTAGTAAGTTTGCAGGATTTTGGGACGAACTGATATTTAAATCGGTAACATATGGTCCCACtgtcatttttttggacgattttgatattttttggaactctgaaaatgaaagtgaTGAATTGTCATTTGTTTCAGAAAGGCAGGTTCAGTACTTTATTGAAAGGCTATCATATCTAAAGTCTGAGAAAGATGTTATGATAATTGCAACTGTTCAGAATTTTGCCAAACTACCCACTGATTTGAAATCacggtttttttttcaacagcGCGCGTCTATCCCTGCGATGGCGTATAAAGGTCGTGAAGAGATGCTgaactttttcttaaaaaatttaaatcaAGCTCTCCCAAAAAATTGTTTGCAGACTATGTCAAAAAAGACCGATGGTTTTACCCTTCTGGATCTATCGCTAGTAACAAAACGTGTATATAGTGAACTAGCTTTGCTAGATTCACTGGAGGATATTGGTAAAGTCAATGAAAGCATAGAATCTGTCCTGAAAGGATATGTTCCATTAcatacaagaaaaacacaGTTTGTCAAGTATGACATTGACTGGAATAGTGTCACGGGAATGCAGGATGCTAAACTGGTCTTGCAAGAAATTATAGAATCCCCAGTGAAGTACCATGCTATTTATAAACAATGTTCTTTACGACTTCCTACTGGAGTCCTATTGTATGGGTACTCAGGTTGCGGTAAAACACATCTGGcgttttctatttcaaatgCATTTCCAGTGCAGTTAATTAGCATCAAAGGCCCGGAAATTTTGGATAAGTATATTGGAAGTTCAGAACAAGCAATTAGAAATTTATTTGAAAGGGCACAGTTAGCTAAACCCTGTGTGCTGTTTTTTGACGAATTTGATTCCATCGCACCACGAAGAGGTCAGGACAGTACCGGTGTTACGGATCGTGTGGTAAATCAACTTCTTACTCAGTTAGATGGCGCTGAACAATATGAAGGTGTTTATGTTGTGGCGGCAACAACTCGGCCTGACATGATTGATCCTGCATTGTTACGTCCGGGTCGGTTGGACAAGTTGGTATTTTGTGATCTACcagatgaaaaggaaagaatggagtattttatgaatatgCTGGACAAATATCAGATTGCTGATAAGTCATTCGTGTGTGACCTAGTCCCCCAAACAGATGGCTACTCATACGCAGATCTATCCGCTATATTCACAGAGGCTCATCTAATTGCCGTACACCAatacttggaaaaagaaaaattatttccCTTAGAGGAAGACGGTTTTAAGAATCCAGCGGATTTGTCTAGAGAGAATGTGACGGACACAACGATGTTAACCTCGGGGAATGAAGAAACGACCCGTGGTTTAAggaattttgaaattaataaagaatGTATTATCAACGCCTTCAAGAATACCAACTCTAGTATATCTGAGGAGGAGTACAGCAAGTTGGCGTCCATTTATAAACAGTACGCGTATACCGgtttaaatataaaaaaagaaaatgtcaAAAATACTGGATCTAAAACACGACAAGCATAA
- the cyp9 gene encoding WD repeat containing cyclophilin family peptidyl-prolyl cis-trans isomerase Cyp9 yields MTDDRVPENVIEKDTPPLKKLKRQNQSSSLLENIPDAAKYRRSFMHKDTLHSCYSTKNNLILTISYDGHVKFWHKTTDGIEYIKDFPAHNGKMISTNLSKNERILSTCADDNTIKVFDVEGIDMVNIIDLEFLPNDLVSFSTPSMREEMLAVSDANSPLVYLFDLEGDGNVLYSVKKHSTPVHILEYISSINCMLSVDKGGMVEYWSPEEPFGKPNAQGMFELKSQTDLYIFKKSKSVPSSIQISPSGKYFSSISYPDWKVRVFDAKSGRILVEFDEHPFNAAKKMEHALEKEDVNSLYFMNQVEFGRRLAIERDIERLGWLAGTTAIFDESENYIIYGSILGVKIRSIADGSLARVLGRDESIRFVKLSLYQGAPKKGKMASLEIMASNNPLVEESFRKDPTLFCTAWKKQRFYLFGSADENITLADRDTLNEHTGGFANESNKAEEKTALLGKAAILHTTQGDISIKLLPEEAPKAVQNFTTHAVNGYYDNTIFHRVIKNFMIQGGDPLGDGTGGESIWGKDFEDEFSPNLKHDRPFTVSMANSGPNTNGSQFFVTTDLTPWLDGKHTIFGRAYTGLDVVHRIEQSETDKFDRPLESAKIINISILYN; encoded by the exons ATGACAGACGATCGAGTACCAGAGAATGTAATTGAAAAGGATACTCctcctttaaaaaaactaaaaa GACAGAACCAGTCTTCGTCATTATTGGAGAATATTCCTGACGCTGCAAAATATCGACGTTCTTTTATGCATAAAGACACTCTACATTCATGTTATTCTACGAAAAATAATCTCATTTTAACGATCAGTTATGATGGTCATGTCAAGTTTTGGCATAAGACAACTGATGGGATAGAATATATAAAAGATTTTCCTGCACATAATGGGAAAATGATTTCTACTAACTTAAGtaagaatgaaagaattctttctaCTTGTGCTGATGATAATACTATAAAGGTATTTGATGTTGAAGGCATTGATATGGTAAATATCATTGATTTAGAGTTTCTACCAAACGATCTAGTTTCGTTTAGTACACCTTCCATGAGAGAAGAAATGCTAGCGGTTTCTGATGCCAATTCGCCATTGGTGTATTTGTTTGATTTGGAGGGCGATGGTAATGTTCTTTACAGTGTAAAAAAACATTCGACTCCCGTACATATATTGGAATATATAAGCAGCATAAACTGTATGTTGTCTGTTGACAAAGGTGGCATGGTAGAATACTGGAGCCCAGAGGAGCCATTCGGAAAACCAAATGCACAAGGCATGTTTGAATTAAAGAGTCAAACGgatttatatatttttaagaaatccaaaagtgTACCATCATCTATTCAGATAAGTCCATCgggaaaatatttttcttcgattTCCTATCCGGATTGGAAAGTCCGGGTTTTTGATGCAAAAAGTGGGCGGATATTGGTGGAATTTGATGAACATCCTTTTAATGCggcaaagaaaatggagCATGCgttggaaaaagaggatGTGAACTCTTTGTATTTCATGAACCAAGTagaatttggaagaagattgGCTATCGAAAGAGACATAGAACGACTTGGGTGGTTAGCTGGTACAACTGctatttttgatgaaagTGAGAATTACATTATATATGGAAGTATTCTCGGAGTGAAAATTCGGTCGATTGCAGATGGATCGCTGGCGCGGGTACTTGGACGAGACGAAAGTATACGTTTTGTGAAACTTTCACTATACCAAGGAGCTCCCAAGAAAGGGAAAATGGCATCTTTGGAAATTATGGCCAGTAACAATCCTTTGGTAGAAGAAAGCTTTCGAAAAGATCCAACTTTATTTTGTACTGCATGGAAAAAGCAAcgcttttatttatttggaTCAGCCGATGAGAACATAACTTTGGCTGATCGCGATACGCTGAATGAGCATACAGGAGGATTTGCAAATGAATCGAATAAGGCCGAAGAAAAGACTGCACTCCTAGGGAAAGCTGCCATACTACACACTACCCAAGGAGATATCAGCATTAAACTTTTACCTGAAGAAGCACCAAAGGCCGTTCAGAATTTTACCACTCACGCAGTTAATGGATACTATGATAACACGATCTTTCATCGcgttataaaaaatttcatgATTCAAGGGGGAGATCCATTAGGTGATGGCACTGGGGGAGAATCTATTTGGGGTAAAGATTTTGAGGACGAATTTTCTCCAAATCTAAAGCATGATCGTCCTTTTACGGTTTCGATGGCGAATTCTGGTCCCAACACAAATGGTTCCCAATTCTTTGTTACGACTGATTTGACTCCCTGGTTGGATGGAAAGCATACAATATTTGGTCGTGCGTATACTGGGTTAGATGTTGTTCATCGTATCGAGCAAAGTGAGACGGACAAATTTGATCGCCCTCTTGAGTCCGCAAAAATCATCAACATCTCTATCCTGTATAACTAG